The nucleotide window TACAAAGTTAGTATCACTAAATGCACAAAAAACGTATTTTATTATATTGTATCTATTTAGTATTGTAATTCTTGATAGATTTTGCTTACACACTTGACCGAACTTTGTAAGTCTTCATTATTAAGACGGATGGAGTAGTGGTCTAGAGTCTAGACCGGATGTGCGGCGTAATTCGCAATGCCGCAGAGGCCTGCATCGTGGCCAGGTCCACGTTGCACGTAGAAGTAGCCGTGATCACCCCAATGGACGCCATACGAACTTTTTAAGATCCAGTATTTTCTGCCGTCGGCAAGGGCGCCATAACCCACTGCCAACATGGAGTGGCCAGCCTGCCCGCACGGTCCCGAGAAGATGCCTCCTGTGTAGTTGAGGAAGCTTGCTGGTTCGACCGACATCTTGACGGTCACCGGCTGCTGAGAGACGGCGAGCAAGAGCTCTTGCTCGGTTCGTATGGTCCAGACGAAGCTTGTGATGGACGCAGAGATCATATGCAGCTTCTCCCGCTTGCAGTCTTGGACTCGGTCCACGTACGGGTACGTCTCCTCAGAGGCAACGCCTCCGTTGCGGAGGACCCAGTCGTACGCCCTGAGGTGCGACTCGATCATGCTTTTGTTGGAGCAGTCGCATATCTGCTGGCTCGATAGGCGGACAAGTCTCCCGGAGCGGATCTTGTGCAGCCCCTCGATGGCGCCCGCCGTCGAGATAGCCCAGCAGGAACCTGTGCATGTAGATCAGATATATTACTTGGTAAGGAAGGGACGGAAGGACAAAGTAAGGTTCCATTCATGTTCTAAGAGCCTAGTAGTAGTTCATAGACTAGTATCACATTCGTCCCAAATTATCTTCCATTCATGTAGTGCGAGCCTAGTAGTAGTTCATAGACTAGTATCATCATAGTCCCAAATTGCTTATCTAGACACCTTTTcgtgttagatacatccgtatctaaaACAAATAATTAGGGACGGAAGGAGTAATAAGCAAGCAACGAGCTCCATTTCCTTACCGAGAACTCCCTGGTCCATGACCGGCGTGACAGCACCATGCGCACGCCAATCGACCATGGGCGGCGGTGTGCGAGCAGTAAAGATACTAGCGGCTGAGCGCGGCGTGAAGGTCACCGACCTCGGCCGCGGGATGCAATTTGCCCCCGATGTGCCTCCCGCTGTGCCTAGGAGGCACACCAGCAGCGCGATC belongs to Triticum urartu cultivar G1812 chromosome 7, Tu2.1, whole genome shotgun sequence and includes:
- the LOC125525883 gene encoding ervatamin-B-like → MMALAKTIALLVCLLGTAGGTSGANCIPRPRSVTFTPRSAASIFTARTPPPMVDWRAHGAVTPVMDQGVLGSCWAISTAGAIEGLHKIRSGRLVRLSSQQICDCSNKSMIESHLRAYDWVLRNGGVASEETYPYVDRVQDCKREKLHMISASITSFVWTIRTEQELLLAVSQQPVTVKMSVEPASFLNYTGGIFSGPCGQAGHSMLAVGYGALADGRKYWILKSSYGVHWGDHGYFYVQRGPGHDAGLCGIANYAAHPV